A section of the Chryseobacterium ginsenosidimutans genome encodes:
- a CDS encoding DUF3810 domain-containing protein encodes MISFFEIFFEIQKSVHQIIFSWIPFSFGDILYTSLGIFLLYSIIKCFKKNSRNKSLLHALIIINIFYFTYQIFWGMLYFQTPIIKKLSSQEEPNVEKAKILALRYLDKCKETRKLVTEDKNGIFIVKDLKTVQKEILFQQAKLPKNISSKKATEINSFKPSIFKNVMSFTGILGYYNPFTAESQFNSQLPNTLIPFTSAHESSHQLGFAREQEANFIGYLIGINSKNPELRYSTEYFTLKSLLNFIVDEDPEFVKSVLKKYSPDMKKDRAYEKAFILKHQGLLDDFFGFTNNLFLRSNQQEGAITYSYFIDLLLNYEKV; translated from the coding sequence ATGATCTCTTTTTTTGAGATTTTTTTTGAGATCCAGAAGTCAGTTCATCAGATTATTTTCTCATGGATTCCTTTTTCCTTTGGTGATATTCTTTATACTTCACTGGGTATTTTTCTTCTTTATTCTATCATTAAATGTTTTAAAAAGAATAGCAGGAACAAGTCGTTATTACATGCTCTTATCATTATTAATATCTTTTATTTCACTTATCAGATATTTTGGGGCATGCTGTATTTTCAAACACCGATTATTAAAAAATTGTCGAGTCAGGAAGAACCTAATGTAGAAAAAGCAAAAATATTAGCTTTAAGATATTTAGACAAATGCAAAGAAACAAGAAAGCTTGTAACAGAAGATAAAAATGGAATTTTCATTGTTAAAGATTTAAAAACTGTTCAAAAAGAGATTCTTTTTCAACAGGCAAAACTACCGAAAAACATATCCAGTAAAAAAGCTACGGAAATTAATTCCTTTAAGCCCAGTATTTTTAAAAATGTAATGAGTTTCACCGGAATTCTCGGTTATTACAATCCGTTCACGGCAGAATCTCAGTTTAATTCACAATTACCCAATACATTGATCCCTTTTACCTCTGCGCATGAAAGCTCGCATCAGCTTGGCTTTGCAAGAGAACAGGAAGCCAATTTTATAGGTTATTTAATTGGCATCAATTCTAAAAATCCGGAGTTGCGTTACAGCACAGAATATTTCACATTAAAAAGTTTATTGAATTTCATTGTTGATGAAGATCCTGAATTTGTAAAATCTGTTTTGAAAAAATATTCTCCTGATATGAAAAAAGACAGAGCGTACGAAAAAGCTTTTATATTGAAACACCAAGGATTACTGGATGACTTTTTTGGATTTACGAATAATCTTTTCCTGAGAAGCAATCAACAGGAAGGAGCTATCACTTATTCTTATTTTATCGATCTCCTTTTGAATTACGAAAAGGTATAA
- a CDS encoding helix-turn-helix domain-containing protein: MEKIIKKIAEIRSKKGFSYENMAHDLDLSTSAYRKIETGETKLTVERLVDISKILETPLNELLETDSPKNFNQEIKEQSTGYQGVDNRVYHENSELSQKLIVIYEQQIKDLKAEIEELKSK, translated from the coding sequence ATGGAAAAGATTATCAAAAAGATAGCGGAGATCCGCAGTAAAAAAGGTTTCTCTTATGAGAATATGGCTCATGATCTTGATCTGAGTACTTCGGCATACCGAAAAATAGAAACCGGAGAGACAAAACTGACCGTTGAAAGGCTTGTTGATATTTCTAAAATCTTAGAAACTCCATTGAATGAATTATTGGAAACTGATTCTCCAAAAAATTTTAATCAAGAAATAAAAGAGCAATCTACAGGATACCAAGGGGTAGATAATAGAGTTTATCATGAAAATTCTGAATTGTCGCAAAAACTTATTGTAATTTACGAACAACAGATCAAAGATTTGAAAGCGGAGATTGAAGAATTGAAAAGTAAATAG
- a CDS encoding lysophospholipid acyltransferase family protein — MTKILNYLWRFWMLLLAFVFTILFGIPVYILSFNKKHYKYAYRFIRCWSYCMFYGMGLRYDLKKLSPQKLDKNKQYVFISNHTSIMDIMLMCILCADHPICFVGKKELVKIPIFGTIYKRICVMVDRKSARSRADVYRRCAEKMEEGNSIVIFPEGGVPDDTSVILDEFKDGAFTLSSKHNSPIVIFTFIGLKEIFPFDSSKGYPGKAKVYFNGILTPSDSPKDLKTSAFETIKKTLLKHYN; from the coding sequence GTGACAAAAATTTTAAATTATCTCTGGAGATTCTGGATGCTTTTACTGGCATTTGTTTTCACCATACTTTTTGGGATTCCTGTTTATATTTTATCATTTAATAAAAAGCATTACAAATATGCATACCGATTTATAAGATGCTGGAGCTACTGCATGTTTTACGGAATGGGTCTGAGATATGATCTAAAAAAGCTGTCACCTCAAAAATTAGACAAAAACAAACAGTATGTTTTCATATCCAATCATACTTCGATTATGGATATTATGCTGATGTGTATTTTGTGTGCCGATCATCCTATTTGTTTTGTAGGAAAAAAAGAACTGGTAAAAATACCGATTTTCGGGACTATATATAAAAGGATATGCGTAATGGTAGACCGCAAAAGTGCCAGAAGCCGTGCTGATGTTTACAGAAGATGTGCCGAAAAAATGGAAGAGGGAAACAGCATTGTTATTTTTCCGGAAGGCGGAGTTCCTGATGATACTTCTGTTATTCTTGATGAATTTAAAGACGGAGCGTTTACTCTTTCTTCAAAACATAATTCGCCCATCGTAATCTTTACTTTTATCGGATTAAAGGAAATTTTTCCGTTTGACAGCTCAAAAGGTTATCCGGGTAAAGCGAAAGTCTACTTTAACGGAATTTTAACCCCTTCAGATTCCCCTAAAGACCTTAAAACATCCGCTTTTGAGACAATAAAAAAAACATTGTTAAAACACTATAATTAA
- a CDS encoding DUF6705 family protein, with protein MKNTLLIFVFLSIIISCKAQVIGTLEQLEECAMRTNHDDGCPDLENITYVKDTNNRLNQFVGTWKGNSGGKQYEIHFEKKLQNGEDVKWDRIFGRMIIKDNSGSTIYNSMNEIDNNISFFGDNFQKRSYVMHFVGNYDCLESGDVFIETRIVNPNEMTLYYSQDKDGFLNPAKCPNFSTYIPLLPTQKMTLTKQ; from the coding sequence ATGAAAAATACACTATTAATCTTCGTATTCTTATCAATTATAATATCTTGTAAAGCACAAGTAATAGGAACCTTGGAACAACTTGAAGAATGCGCTATGCGAACAAATCATGATGACGGTTGTCCTGATTTGGAAAATATCACCTATGTGAAAGACACCAATAACAGACTCAATCAATTTGTTGGAACTTGGAAAGGAAATTCCGGAGGAAAACAATACGAAATACATTTTGAAAAAAAACTTCAAAATGGTGAGGATGTAAAATGGGATAGAATTTTTGGAAGAATGATTATAAAAGATAATTCAGGGAGTACCATATATAATTCTATGAATGAAATAGATAATAATATCTCTTTTTTTGGAGATAATTTTCAGAAGAGATCTTATGTCATGCATTTTGTGGGTAATTATGATTGCTTAGAATCAGGTGATGTTTTTATTGAAACTAGAATTGTTAACCCAAATGAAATGACATTGTATTACTCTCAGGATAAAGATGGTTTTTTGAATCCTGCGAAATGCCCTAATTTTTCAACATATATACCGTTGTTGCCAACGCAAAAAATGACATTAACAAAACAATAA
- a CDS encoding MFS transporter — protein sequence MSNYSKQTNWGQFIPLVTVFFFWGFVAASNDILIPVFKKAFDLTQTESMLVQICFYVAYTVGSLIYMAVSKGLKQDLINKIGYKNGLIVGLLISAAGTLLFYPAANMASFPLMISGLFIVGLGFSLQQIVANPLAIEVGPSETGSQRLTMAGGINNLGTTIGPLIVSFAIFGSAAAANNDVSVESVKVPYLILGVAFVLVAIMLKFSSLPAITPTVLEDKDDAIPGEHRKSAFQYPQLILGMVAIFVYVGVEVSTASNLPAYMEKSLGFETKDVAPYISLYWASLMIGRWTGAVEAFDISAGFKKILRFLAPYLAFGVFLLVNAIAKHDLSHFYVYGFIIIAMIICDIMSKGNPARMLLIFSVAGIVALLVGMATSGMVSVYAFTSVGLFCSTLWPCIFALAINGLGKHTNQGSGYLIMMIMGGGIVSFIQGYIADLTNIHFSYIVGVICFAYLAFYAIRVTGILKSQGIDLDKITKGSGH from the coding sequence ATGTCAAATTATTCTAAACAAACTAATTGGGGACAATTCATTCCGTTAGTTACTGTATTTTTTTTCTGGGGATTTGTCGCGGCAAGTAACGACATCCTGATCCCAGTTTTCAAAAAGGCTTTTGACCTCACCCAAACTGAAAGTATGCTCGTTCAGATATGTTTTTATGTAGCATATACTGTCGGTTCATTAATTTATATGGCGGTTTCAAAAGGTCTGAAACAGGATTTAATTAATAAAATCGGTTATAAAAACGGTTTAATTGTAGGTCTTCTTATTTCGGCGGCAGGTACCTTACTATTTTATCCCGCAGCTAATATGGCTTCATTCCCATTAATGATTTCAGGTCTTTTTATTGTAGGCTTAGGGTTTTCATTACAGCAAATTGTTGCCAATCCTCTAGCTATCGAAGTAGGACCTTCTGAAACAGGTTCTCAAAGATTGACAATGGCAGGAGGAATCAATAATCTTGGAACAACTATTGGTCCTCTTATTGTTTCTTTTGCAATTTTCGGATCTGCAGCTGCAGCGAATAATGACGTAAGTGTTGAAAGTGTGAAAGTTCCTTATCTTATTTTAGGGGTAGCTTTCGTTTTAGTAGCGATTATGCTTAAGTTTTCGTCTCTTCCTGCTATCACGCCGACAGTTTTGGAAGATAAAGACGATGCAATTCCGGGGGAACACAGAAAATCGGCTTTCCAATATCCTCAGTTGATTTTAGGAATGGTTGCTATTTTCGTTTATGTAGGGGTAGAAGTTTCTACGGCAAGTAATCTGCCTGCTTATATGGAGAAAAGTTTAGGTTTTGAAACTAAAGATGTAGCACCCTACATTTCACTATATTGGGCTTCTTTAATGATCGGTCGTTGGACGGGTGCTGTTGAAGCTTTCGACATAAGTGCGGGTTTCAAAAAAATCTTAAGATTCCTGGCTCCTTATCTGGCTTTTGGAGTATTCTTACTTGTAAACGCAATTGCGAAACACGATCTTTCCCACTTCTATGTGTATGGATTCATCATTATTGCAATGATTATCTGTGATATTATGAGTAAAGGAAACCCGGCAAGAATGCTATTGATCTTCTCCGTTGCAGGTATTGTGGCTTTATTAGTCGGTATGGCTACTTCAGGAATGGTTTCTGTTTACGCTTTTACAAGTGTTGGTTTATTCTGTTCTACACTTTGGCCTTGTATTTTTGCTTTGGCCATCAACGGTCTTGGAAAACATACCAATCAAGGTTCAGGATATCTTATCATGATGATTATGGGAGGTGGAATTGTAAGTTTCATCCAGGGATATATTGCTGACCTTACGAATATCCATTTCAGCTATATTGTAGGAGTTATCTGTTTTGCTTATCTTGCTTTCTATGCGATAAGAGTAACAGGAATTTTGAAATCTCAGGGAATTGATCTTGATAAAATAACGAAAGGCAGTGGTCACTAA
- a CDS encoding GtrA family protein: MRDLILRQKQVLFFIIAGGLSAIVEIGSFKFFSTSLPHFFPRETNFHGIHYPMSNIFSTSCGIITNYFLSIWFVFERGKHSKRKEFAYFMIVSFISTLLSLGFFQIFYSFIFKDNIDLIIYTLSPEITSKIAAILLVSILNYSIKKKVIFNG, translated from the coding sequence ATGAGAGATTTAATATTACGTCAGAAACAGGTTCTGTTCTTCATCATCGCAGGAGGGCTGAGTGCAATTGTAGAAATTGGGAGCTTTAAGTTTTTCAGTACTTCCCTGCCTCATTTTTTTCCGCGTGAGACCAACTTCCACGGAATACATTATCCTATGAGTAATATTTTCTCAACAAGCTGCGGGATTATTACCAATTATTTCCTGAGCATCTGGTTTGTTTTCGAAAGAGGAAAACACTCCAAGAGAAAAGAATTTGCTTACTTTATGATTGTTTCTTTTATTTCAACTTTGCTAAGTCTCGGTTTTTTCCAGATTTTTTACAGTTTCATATTTAAAGATAATATTGATCTGATCATTTATACATTAAGCCCAGAAATAACCAGCAAGATTGCTGCGATTCTATTAGTCTCCATTCTTAATTATTCTATTAAGAAAAAAGTAATCTTTAACGGATAA